The following are from one region of the Pocillopora verrucosa isolate sample1 chromosome 3, ASM3666991v2, whole genome shotgun sequence genome:
- the LOC131798311 gene encoding kappa-type opioid receptor isoform X2 has protein sequence MNMSNTNNTQRDWKPSTPTYGVILWCITYSLTAVGIICANVFAVFVFTMKRLLRKRSNILLLNLAIADLMVGSIAFPMYIYIFYNSHKSFLWRDMITNHVYLGVDVFSGLSSMFILAMIALERAYSVYRPLKHRCVSRRSRLYWLSAACVWVTSGVLTSMKILTSLGVLTFSYDKHVIFIFVSIALMTIIAAHASIWTKITRRKENLDFIVKEKSIALAMLIVTVAFIVMWLPFYLLNVIYSFDQKALKSVPLNFFYFAKLLQYGNSVVNPVIYTLKLPQFRRALRKLQSFKSSVRTDKDLPL, from the coding sequence ATGAACATGTCAAACACAAACAACACGCAAAGAGATTGGAAACCAAGTACCCCAACTTATGGAGTTATCTTATGGTGCATAACGTACAGCCTCACAGCAGTTGGCATAATCTGCGCCAACGTGTTCGCCGTTTTCGTTTTCACAATGAAAAGGCTTTTGCGTAAGAGGAGCAATATTCTCCTATTGAATTTAGCCATCGCTGACTTGATGGTTGGAAGCATAGCGTTCCCAATGTACATTTATATTTTCTATAATTCGCACAAAAGCTTCTTATGGAGAGACATGATCACGAACCATGTGTACCTCGGCGTGGACGTCTTTTCAGGATTATCCTCGATGTTTATTTTAGCAATGATTGCCTTAGAAAGGGCGTATTCTGTCTACCGACCTCTAAAGCACCGCTGTGTTTCTAGGAGGTCAAGGCTCTATTGGTTGTCTGCAGCTTGTGTTTGGGTAACATCGGGAGTCCTTACTTCCATGAAGATTCTAACATCACTTGGAGTTCTGACCTTCTCATATGACAAACATGTTATCTTCATATTCGTGTCCATCGCCTTGATGACCATAATAGCCGCCCACGCTTCTATCTGGACCAAAATCACAAGACGAAAAGAGAACCTCGATTTCATAGTCAAAGAAAAATCCATTGCCCTAGCAATGCTTATAGTAACTGTGGCCTTTATTGTGATGTGGCTGCCGTTTTATCTGCTTAATGTAATTTACAGTTTTGAtcaaaaagctttgaaatcCGTCCccttaaatttcttttactttgctAAACTATTGCAGTATGGGAACTCTGTCGTGAATCCAGTAATATATACATTGAAGCTTCCACAATTCCGTAGGGCTCTGCGAAAATTACAAAGCTTCAAAAGCTCTGTAAGAACAGACAAAGACTTACCACTGTAA
- the LOC131798260 gene encoding adenosine receptor A3-like yields the protein MNNSTTENSLPTKHLRVIAWCISYGIVAVLITIGNSLTIAIFSNKKFPRKFGGYFLMNLAVADLMVGSSAMPMYIYIVYALSYSSIDRSLLLFQEAYVVVDVFTGLASVFTLACIALERLYAVLYPMTYRWKKTKTGYYKAITMVWVTSGIASVVYILSSRNLLFILPRATFIYYLTILSVLSVFVISAAYVTVSVRVHLWNKAKMDMCVSKQEKRLATALYIVTVVFVLSWTPFHAMNIIANFTSTALERIPVDLVFSAKLLHYGNSLANPAIYSLKIPEFRVVVRRMFCKNWVRETRV from the coding sequence ATGAACAATTCAACAACCGAGAACTCTCTTCCCACAAAACATCTTCGAGTCATTGCATGGTGTATATCATACGGAATCGTAGCAGTACTCATTACCATTGGCAACAGCCTTACCAttgcaattttttcaaacaagaaattTCCAAGGAAATTCGGCGGCTACTTTTTGATGAATTTGGCTGTCGCTGATCTAATGGTGGGTTCTTCTGCTATGCCAATGTACATCTATATTGTGTACGCTCTCAGTTATTCGTCAATCGACAGAAGTCTTTTGCTCTTCCAAGAGGCTTATGTGGTTGTAGACGTCTTTACTGGTCTTGCTTCTGTGTTCACACTGGCTTGTATCGCACTCGAGAGACTCTATGCCGTACTTTACCCAATGACATACCGCTGGAAAAAAACCAAGACAGGTTATTACAAGGCTATAACCATGGTATGGGTTACATCAGGAATAGCGTCTGTTGTTTACATTTTAAGCTCTCGAAATCTTCTTTTCATTCTGCCTAGAGCAACTTTCATctattatttaacaattttgtCTGTTCTGtctgtttttgtcatttctgCTGCCTACGTGACCGTTTCCGTTCGTGTTCATCTATGGAACAAGGCTAAAATGGATATGTGTGTTTCCAAGCAGGAAAAACGCTTAGCAACCGCGTTGTACATAGTTACGGTTGTTTTCGTTTTAAGTTGGACTCCTTTTCATGCCATGAACATTATTGCGAACTTTACAAGCACAGCTTTGGAGAGAATACCTGTAGACCTTGTTTTCTCTGCAAAGCTGCTTCACTATGGTAATTCACTAGCAAATCCTGCCATTTATTCTCTGAAAATACCCGAGTTCAGAGTAGTAGTGAGGCGCATGTTTTGTAAAAACTGGGTCAGAGAGACTCGAGTTTGA
- the LOC131798311 gene encoding kappa-type opioid receptor isoform X1, whose amino-acid sequence MPTSEPIRMNMSNTNNTQRDWKPSTPTYGVILWCITYSLTAVGIICANVFAVFVFTMKRLLRKRSNILLLNLAIADLMVGSIAFPMYIYIFYNSHKSFLWRDMITNHVYLGVDVFSGLSSMFILAMIALERAYSVYRPLKHRCVSRRSRLYWLSAACVWVTSGVLTSMKILTSLGVLTFSYDKHVIFIFVSIALMTIIAAHASIWTKITRRKENLDFIVKEKSIALAMLIVTVAFIVMWLPFYLLNVIYSFDQKALKSVPLNFFYFAKLLQYGNSVVNPVIYTLKLPQFRRALRKLQSFKSSVRTDKDLPL is encoded by the exons ATGCCTACCTCAGAGCCTATCAG AATGAACATGTCAAACACAAACAACACGCAAAGAGATTGGAAACCAAGTACCCCAACTTATGGAGTTATCTTATGGTGCATAACGTACAGCCTCACAGCAGTTGGCATAATCTGCGCCAACGTGTTCGCCGTTTTCGTTTTCACAATGAAAAGGCTTTTGCGTAAGAGGAGCAATATTCTCCTATTGAATTTAGCCATCGCTGACTTGATGGTTGGAAGCATAGCGTTCCCAATGTACATTTATATTTTCTATAATTCGCACAAAAGCTTCTTATGGAGAGACATGATCACGAACCATGTGTACCTCGGCGTGGACGTCTTTTCAGGATTATCCTCGATGTTTATTTTAGCAATGATTGCCTTAGAAAGGGCGTATTCTGTCTACCGACCTCTAAAGCACCGCTGTGTTTCTAGGAGGTCAAGGCTCTATTGGTTGTCTGCAGCTTGTGTTTGGGTAACATCGGGAGTCCTTACTTCCATGAAGATTCTAACATCACTTGGAGTTCTGACCTTCTCATATGACAAACATGTTATCTTCATATTCGTGTCCATCGCCTTGATGACCATAATAGCCGCCCACGCTTCTATCTGGACCAAAATCACAAGACGAAAAGAGAACCTCGATTTCATAGTCAAAGAAAAATCCATTGCCCTAGCAATGCTTATAGTAACTGTGGCCTTTATTGTGATGTGGCTGCCGTTTTATCTGCTTAATGTAATTTACAGTTTTGAtcaaaaagctttgaaatcCGTCCccttaaatttcttttactttgctAAACTATTGCAGTATGGGAACTCTGTCGTGAATCCAGTAATATATACATTGAAGCTTCCACAATTCCGTAGGGCTCTGCGAAAATTACAAAGCTTCAAAAGCTCTGTAAGAACAGACAAAGACTTACCACTGTAA
- the LOC131798559 gene encoding adenosine receptor A2b, translating into MNNNTSGPGNSTSTGEDKQVITWCVAYALVTVTIIVNNVAAILAFTKSRLLRKFGNYFLVNLAVADLMVGTIALPLYIHLIYISPPKTSLSTKPGPFQIVQIAFDVFSGMASVFILTVISFERVCAIFCPLRYRSLSKATYLIVLTEVWILAGALTGIWLLTVFDFIHHNIFAYSLAILSFTSLTLMIASYVALWLKIKIWSRKTQQRATGEKERNLAMAIAIITAVFLLTWSPFHIMNILINFKKSLLDGIPYEAIYFAKFLHYSNSIVNPVIYCYKISEFRRALKSLISRKQKKRETRV; encoded by the coding sequence ATGAATAATAACACTTCAGGGCCAGGTAATTCCACATCCACTGGGGAAGATAAGCAGGTCATCACCTGGTGTGTTGCATATGCACTCGTAACAGTCACTATCATAGTGAATAATGTGGCAGCCATATTGGCATTTACAAAGTCACGCCTTCTAAGGAAATTTGGAAACTATTTCCTTGTTAATCTGGCAGTGGCGGATTTGATGGTCGGGACAATTGCTTTGCCGTTGTATATACATTTAATCTACATATCACCGCCTAAAACATCATTATCAACCAAACCAGGGCCTTTTCAGATCGTACAAATTGCTTTTGATGTGTTTTCTGGAATGGCATCTGTCTTCATACTCACCgttatttcttttgaaaggGTATGCGCCATATTTTGCCCTCTACGATATCGCAGCCTTTCAAAAGCAACCTATCTCATTGTATTAACAGAGGTATGGATTCTTGCGGGAGCTCTCACAGGAATATGGCTTTTGACTGTGTTTGACTTCATCCATCATAATATCTTTGCGTATAGTTTGGCTATTTTATCTTTCACATCGCTTACGTTGATGATAGCTTCTTACGTCGCTCTATGGCTGAAGATCAAAATCTGGAGCCGCAAAACTCAACAGCGAGCGACAGGAGAAAAAGAACGCAACTTAGCAATGGCCATCGCTATCATAACTGCAGTATTCTTGTTAACCTGGTCACCATTTCATATCATGAATATCTtgataaactttaaaaaatctctCCTAGATGGGATTCCCTATGAAGCCATctattttgcaaagtttttacATTACAGCAACTCGATTGTTAATCCAGTGATTTACTGTTATAAAATCTCTGAATTCAGAAGAGCATTGAAGTCCttgatttcaagaaaacaaaagaaaagagaaacacGAGTTTGA
- the LOC131798604 gene encoding neuromedin-K receptor-like, whose amino-acid sequence MNNSSSQHEGNEQAAGSLVAWSLAYGLLDVVVILGNVITLLVFFRNKKLLRTRANYFLINLAIADMMVGTFAIPMYVYHLISALYNGEGVWKQFSFKIYTAVDVFVGCASIYTLTFIALERAFSVCLPQIHRHARVKTYYGLLGLIWLLSILVSCLRFLYETDLLKLKFFFYVMLVLFSIALLIICISYAVIWFKMKFRFANREGNKRKREQDKRLAILLFIVTVVFGLTWMPFQIINILAFFCYPCRKMSIDGVNFAKFLHYGNSCVNPIIYSFLVPEFRKTVASIFRKLRNNDETGISTFEMHSAKT is encoded by the coding sequence ATGAACAACTCTTCTTCACAACATGAAGGTAATGAACAAGCAGCTGGTTCGCTGGTGGCGTGGAGCTTAGCATACGGATTGCTGGATGTCGTCGTAATACTTGGGAATGTCATAACGCTCCTTGTATTCTTTAGGAATAAAAAACTTTTGCGCACACGCGCAAATTACTTCCTAATAAATCTAGCTATAGCTGATATGATGGTTGGTACATTCGCCATACCCATGTACGTCTATCATTTGATTTCCGCGTTGTATAATGGTGAAGGCGTCTGGAAACAGTTCAGCTTTAAGATTTATACGGCAGTTGATGTTTTTGTCGGTTGTGCTTCAATTTACACATTAACATTCATCGCCTTGGAACGAGCATTCTCTGTTTGTTTACCTCAGATTCATCGCCATGCAAGAGTAAAGACTTATTATGGACTTCTAGGCTTGATATGGCTGCTGTCTATTTTGGTATCCTGTTTGCGGTTTCTGTATGAGACAGACCtccttaaattgaaatttttcttctatgtTATGCTTGTTTTATTCTCTATCGCACTCTTGATAATCTGTATCTCTTACGCTGTAATATGGTTCAAAATGAAGTTCCGGTTCGCCAATAGAGAGGGAAACAAACGTAAGAGGGAACAGGACAAGCGACTCGCCATTTTGCTGTTTATAGTGACTGTGGTGTTCGGTCTCACGTGGATGCCATTTCAAATCATAAATATTTTGGCGTTTTTCTGCTACCCGTGTAGGAAAATGTCAATCGATGGTGTcaattttgcaaagttcttgcACTATGGCAACTCTTGTGTTAATCCTATAATATACTCCTTTTTGGTTCCCGAGTTTAGGAAGACTGTTGCCAGTATTTTTAGAAAACTAAGAAACAATGACGAAACTGGAATTTCGACGTTTGAAATGCATTCGGCTAAAACGTAA